The Blastocatellia bacterium DNA window TTATGTTGGCCGGGTCGTCGCCGTAAACAAAACGACGGAAGAACTGGCGGCTTTGATTGCCGACCGCTTGCGCGGCGACTACCTTAAGAGCCCGCGCGTCAAAGTCTCGGTCAAGCAGTATAACAGCCGCTCTTTCTTTATACAGGGCGCTGTGCGGAGCCCCGGCGTCTACCAGATTGAAGGCCGGGCGTCGCTGCTCAAGCTCATCATCCTCGCCGGGGGGCTGAGCGACAATCACGGCTCATCCGCTTTCATCATTCGGGAAATCAAAGCGGGCGGGGGCGGCGAGACTGCTGAAAACAATGATGCGGATGCGGCCCATGCCCGGCGCGCTGGCGGCGCTGTAAAAACCGTCTCCGACGGCGAGCCGAAGGTTTCGGGCGCGGACGCAAGCGATGCGAGCGCAGAGAAGTACGAGCTGATAATGGTGAACATCAACGGGCTATTGAAGGGGCACTTCGACCAGAACATGATCGTTGAGCCGGGCGACATCATCAACGTGCCGCCGTCAGACCTTTTTTTCGTGGCGGGCGAGGTGCGCGCGCCCGGCTCTTACACGCTGAAAGAAGGGACAACCCTCAGACAGGCCATCTCGCTTGCGCAGGGCACGACTTTCAATGCCGCCGCGAGCCATGGCATCATCTTCCGCGAGGAGCCGGGCACGGGCAAGCGTCTCGACATGAAAGTGGACATAGGCGGCGTGATGAGCGGCAAGAAGCCTGACGTGCCAATCATGGCCAACGACGTCGTCATCGTGCCAAACAGCCGCATGAAATCGGTCACCCACATGATGTTATCCGCATTCGGCGTGCAGGCGGTTATTCGTGGACTGCCGTATTAAGCCACTTCTGGAGCACGAGCGAGTCGCCCAGTCCCAGCAAGGTTGGAGATTAGCAAATGGCAGATGAAAGATCCGAGATTGAAAAAATTCCCTCGGGCGAAGTCCTGCAGCCGGTTTATCCGAGACCAGTGAGTTACGGGTACGGCCAGGAGCCAGACGCGGGCGGAATCAATCTGCGCGAAATCTGGCGGACAATACGCAAGCGCCTATGGCTGATCATCGCCGCGGCCGTCATTATTACGACAATCGTCAGCGTCGAGGTGTACAGGACGAAGTCCACCTACCAGGCGGCGGCGATCATCGAGATCGGCAAGAACAACACCACCGTCGTCAAGACGGCTGACGTCATTGTACAGACGGACGACACGGATAGCCTGCGCACGAAGATGTATTTGCTCAAAAGCCGCCCTCTGCTCAAGGATGTGGTCTTGCGGTTGGGTCTGGACAAGAACCCCAAGTTTCTCGACGCGAACAGTCGCAAGTCGCTGCTGGAAGCCGTGCAAACGATCTGGGGCAAATTCCAGGCGGATCAAGCATCACAACCCGCTGCGCAACAA harbors:
- a CDS encoding polysaccharide biosynthesis/export family protein, with amino-acid sequence MVSPDEDYKIGPRDVIDVQVEKAPELSGTWNVSASGTFLMPYVGRVVAVNKTTEELAALIADRLRGDYLKSPRVKVSVKQYNSRSFFIQGAVRSPGVYQIEGRASLLKLIILAGGLSDNHGSSAFIIREIKAGGGGETAENNDADAAHARRAGGAVKTVSDGEPKVSGADASDASAEKYELIMVNINGLLKGHFDQNMIVEPGDIINVPPSDLFFVAGEVRAPGSYTLKEGTTLRQAISLAQGTTFNAAASHGIIFREEPGTGKRLDMKVDIGGVMSGKKPDVPIMANDVVIVPNSRMKSVTHMMLSAFGVQAVIRGLPY